The Clostridium chauvoei genome has a window encoding:
- a CDS encoding PAS domain-containing sensor histidine kinase: MIGRFYNEPRSDINRKLIKSMLVGTTIFLIITVIDILFIDLLPISNLGASVSINSMNYVLGIISVACCAVYYYMYKSNEFFILNLSYISIAIEYMFVNIILNNSILKEVFTLRLIMLPFLFRAILLTLAILNNSKVVKGLLKRKDISVIITIIVTISSIILEMIMYSKIESNYIYNILLVINDLIVVYYYILLVLLAKRCLEKNQFIYTIIITSLSIFNMRRVYIFESIGLNNKDIFSYRRGLAFIGFTILLIGLFIEIIRKIKENEKLTKELKNNEKMLLTITENIKDLIITEDYEGNITYVNNAVVANLGYTKEELSGVKFESLIQSEKNIIDSKKEDIEFKEQEWKTKLNGLLTVESIVSNIIEEKDGLCRIIVARDCSFRDKLEKLEKKCDELKEVENIRSQFFANLSHEFKTPINIIYSCIQMLDTYKNFQDKMLADTYRKYDKTIKQNCFRMLRLINNLVDITKIDSGFIKIKLTNYDIVSLVENITLSTIPYAKSKNISLVFDTLIEELEIKCSPEYIERIILNLLSNAVKFTNDGGNILVFIDSDEEWVTIKIKDDGIGIPTELREIIFERFMQIDKSFQRAKEGSGIGLALVKSLVELQDGKIYLNSDNITGGSEFMIKLPNEKIDLEEIKRENFEKNSSKFLVDTVSIEFSDIYEIL, translated from the coding sequence ATGATAGGAAGATTTTACAATGAACCAAGAAGTGATATAAATAGAAAATTAATAAAAAGCATGTTAGTTGGAACAACTATTTTTTTAATTATAACTGTAATTGATATTTTATTTATAGATTTGCTTCCAATAAGTAATTTAGGAGCATCAGTTAGTATAAATAGTATGAACTATGTACTTGGAATAATATCAGTAGCTTGTTGCGCTGTATATTACTATATGTATAAAAGCAATGAATTTTTTATATTAAATCTTAGTTATATAAGTATAGCTATAGAGTATATGTTTGTAAATATTATATTAAATAATTCTATTTTAAAAGAGGTATTTACTTTAAGATTAATAATGTTGCCGTTTTTATTTAGAGCCATTTTATTAACATTAGCAATATTAAACAATAGTAAAGTTGTTAAGGGACTTTTAAAAAGAAAAGACATTTCAGTAATAATAACGATTATAGTAACTATAAGTTCTATTATACTAGAAATGATTATGTATTCTAAAATAGAGAGTAATTATATATATAATATACTATTAGTAATTAATGATTTAATAGTGGTTTATTACTACATATTACTTGTATTATTAGCTAAGAGATGTTTGGAAAAAAACCAATTTATCTATACAATAATAATAACTAGTTTAAGTATTTTTAATATGAGAAGAGTTTACATATTTGAATCAATTGGCTTAAATAATAAGGATATATTTTCTTATAGAAGAGGGTTAGCATTTATAGGATTTACGATTCTTTTGATAGGATTATTTATAGAAATAATAAGGAAAATAAAAGAGAATGAAAAATTAACTAAAGAATTAAAAAATAATGAGAAAATGCTTTTAACTATTACTGAAAATATAAAGGATTTAATTATTACAGAAGACTACGAAGGAAATATAACCTATGTAAATAATGCTGTTGTAGCTAACTTAGGATATACAAAAGAAGAACTTTCAGGGGTAAAGTTTGAAAGTTTAATACAATCAGAGAAAAATATAATAGATAGTAAAAAAGAAGATATAGAATTTAAGGAACAGGAATGGAAAACAAAGTTAAATGGATTATTAACTGTAGAAAGTATAGTTAGTAATATTATCGAAGAAAAGGATGGATTATGCAGAATAATAGTTGCAAGAGATTGTAGTTTCAGAGATAAATTAGAAAAACTTGAGAAGAAGTGTGATGAATTAAAGGAAGTTGAAAATATTAGAAGTCAGTTTTTTGCCAATTTATCTCATGAGTTTAAAACGCCAATAAATATAATTTATTCCTGCATTCAAATGTTAGATACTTATAAGAATTTTCAAGATAAAATGTTAGCTGATACGTATAGAAAATACGATAAAACAATAAAACAAAATTGCTTTAGAATGTTAAGGTTGATTAATAACCTAGTAGATATAACCAAAATAGATTCTGGATTTATAAAAATAAAGCTAACTAATTATGATATAGTAAGCTTAGTTGAAAATATAACTTTATCAACAATACCATATGCGAAAAGTAAAAATATAAGTTTAGTTTTCGATACTCTAATTGAAGAGTTAGAGATAAAATGTAGCCCAGAATACATTGAAAGGATAATATTAAACTTACTATCTAATGCAGTAAAATTTACAAATGATGGAGGGAATATTTTAGTTTTCATAGATTCAGATGAAGAATGGGTAACTATAAAAATTAAAGATGATGGAATAGGAATTCCTACGGAACTTAGAGAAATTATTTTTGAAAGATTTATGCAAATAGATAAGTCTTTCCAAAGGGCTAAAGAAGGTAGTGGCATAGGTTTAGCGTTAGTTAAATCATTAGTAGAACTTCAAGATGGGAAAATTTATTTGAATAGTGATAACATTACTGGAGGAAGCGAGTTTATGATAAAATTACCTAATGAAAAAATAGATTTAGAAGAGATTAAAAGAGAAAATTTTGAAAAAAATAGTTCCAAATTTCTAGTTGATACAGTATCTATAGAGTTTTCAGATATATATGAAATATTATAG
- a CDS encoding 5'-nucleotidase C-terminal domain-containing protein gives MWKKTNKKKFIAFLTTLTLVLGLIMPINCEKVYAVDGQPTEKVSEVFNNKDLENKILKDDKKTIPEVTKSVEEVYTNIKNIKILGYEDNKDLESKVVQLINLGKIKLNKDQDSITWEEIKKQLSAEDLKALVKGVNKKIDILSFNDIHGSVQETKKNTGVAKLTTEIKKYTNKNNEIYNSFIVSGGDMYQGSAMSNLKLGEPINKFAKEVGLLASAVGNHEFDWGTNNFEKWQEDGGFQFLAANLIDKRTNNIASFAKPYLVVEENGVKIGLIGLATPDTLYTTKPTNVVDYDFTSGVEEVNKYGKLLREQEHVDAVVVITHMGAKLENGELKGEAVDIAKNVQKGMVDAIVAAHDHRFTAGEVNGVRIAEGGCNGKGLGKVSFTFDPSGKLVSVESSYDEVYKRKDTIKADEKVQAMVKQYEKELEIILGEKIADLDVDLTNDKYNGITVLGVTVCEAMKKITGADIAITNGGGLRAPINKGVVTMGDLYTVLPFDNTLVTMDLKGEDIIKIIDYGIDPKTRGWGQFSGVKIWYNPENELGNRITSVRLPDGTKLESNKYYKVVTNDFMAVGGDNYDFSKAINVNNAGLVMRDEIADLWRKEGISPKETNILVSGVDDTKDVVIPNTSKDKNETISKDENKKPEVSQGKTTQANKVNKGKSTKLPKTGTPFGATAMEITGFMALAIGGYLSKKKKVS, from the coding sequence ATGTGGAAAAAAACTAATAAAAAGAAGTTTATAGCATTTTTAACTACATTGACTTTGGTTTTAGGATTAATAATGCCAATAAATTGTGAAAAAGTATATGCCGTAGATGGACAACCTACAGAAAAAGTAAGTGAAGTATTTAATAATAAAGATTTAGAGAATAAAATTTTAAAGGATGATAAGAAAACGATTCCTGAAGTTACTAAATCTGTTGAGGAAGTCTATACAAATATAAAAAATATAAAAATTTTAGGGTATGAAGATAATAAAGACTTAGAAAGTAAAGTAGTACAACTGATAAACTTAGGGAAGATTAAATTAAATAAAGATCAAGATAGTATTACTTGGGAAGAAATAAAGAAACAATTATCTGCTGAAGATTTAAAAGCTTTAGTAAAGGGTGTTAATAAGAAAATAGATATTTTAAGTTTTAATGATATACATGGTAGTGTACAAGAAACCAAAAAAAATACAGGTGTTGCTAAGTTAACAACAGAAATAAAAAAATATACGAATAAAAATAATGAAATATATAATAGTTTTATCGTTTCAGGGGGAGACATGTACCAAGGAAGTGCAATGTCAAACTTAAAATTAGGGGAACCAATAAATAAGTTTGCAAAAGAAGTAGGGTTACTTGCTTCAGCTGTCGGAAATCATGAATTTGATTGGGGAACAAATAATTTTGAAAAATGGCAAGAAGATGGTGGATTCCAGTTTTTAGCAGCGAATTTAATAGATAAAAGAACAAATAATATTGCTTCTTTTGCTAAACCTTATTTAGTAGTAGAAGAAAATGGAGTTAAGATTGGATTAATAGGTTTAGCTACACCGGATACTTTATATACTACTAAACCAACAAATGTAGTAGATTATGATTTTACAAGTGGTGTAGAAGAAGTAAATAAGTATGGTAAGCTTTTAAGAGAACAAGAGCATGTAGATGCTGTAGTAGTTATTACACATATGGGTGCAAAACTTGAAAATGGAGAATTAAAAGGTGAAGCTGTAGATATTGCTAAAAACGTACAAAAAGGAATGGTAGATGCAATTGTAGCAGCTCATGATCATAGATTTACAGCTGGAGAGGTTAATGGAGTAAGGATTGCCGAAGGTGGTTGTAATGGTAAAGGATTAGGTAAAGTAAGCTTTACTTTTGACCCATCAGGAAAGTTAGTATCAGTTGAAAGCTCTTACGATGAAGTTTATAAGAGAAAAGATACAATTAAAGCAGATGAAAAAGTACAAGCTATGGTTAAACAATATGAAAAAGAATTAGAAATTATATTAGGTGAAAAAATAGCTGATTTAGACGTTGACTTAACAAATGATAAGTACAATGGAATAACTGTACTTGGAGTTACAGTCTGTGAAGCTATGAAAAAAATTACAGGCGCTGATATTGCAATAACTAATGGTGGAGGATTAAGAGCACCTATAAATAAAGGGGTAGTTACAATGGGAGATTTATATACAGTACTTCCTTTTGATAATACTTTAGTAACTATGGACCTTAAAGGTGAGGATATAATAAAGATAATTGATTATGGAATAGATCCTAAAACTAGAGGTTGGGGACAATTTTCAGGAGTTAAGATTTGGTATAATCCTGAAAATGAATTAGGAAATAGAATAACATCAGTAAGATTGCCAGATGGAACAAAATTAGAAAGTAATAAATATTATAAAGTTGTAACTAATGATTTTATGGCAGTTGGTGGAGATAACTATGATTTCTCAAAAGCTATAAATGTAAATAATGCAGGTTTAGTAATGAGAGATGAAATAGCAGATCTTTGGAGAAAAGAAGGTATAAGTCCTAAGGAAACTAATATTTTAGTATCAGGAGTTGATGATACTAAAGATGTAGTAATACCAAATACAAGCAAGGATAAAAATGAAACAATATCAAAAGATGAGAATAAGAAACCAGAAGTTTCACAAGGAAAAACAACTCAAGCTAATAAAGTAAACAAAGGTAAATCAACTAAACTTCCTAAGACAGGAACTCCATTTGGAGCAACTGCGATGGAAATAACAGGATTTATGGCATTAGCAATAGGTGGATATTTATCTAAGAAGAAAAAGGTTTCGTAG